One Zeugodacus cucurbitae isolate PBARC_wt_2022May chromosome 3, idZeuCucr1.2, whole genome shotgun sequence genomic region harbors:
- the LOC105218200 gene encoding mast/stem cell growth factor receptor Kit isoform X2, translated as MRLPHTNLRRSGSLNKTSLITALFLLHLTTLWSVEAAPQSYPTNDDQEFRRNYAVEYGAPLITPLMEYVTLELNTNYTIRCEADEPMLWKLPTSYLTEPEVKIFDTGDPQRPYGSMLYLLDISHSALGNYYCVKNSSIKKDIDEMADEELVELVNNNKASSIYIYVNDPDNLLAEIDFPVITAIQYQDTVIPCKPTMPNIEVLLTTPHGETFSSESTGRYDPQRGFVVEIRGVTDSGNYMCRPRVPSPDNEEEEVTFEIHFVGNEPVIHMDVDVDVDVNIDPTNLGDGNVVNEKNKIKFGAGIHNSNSIANVVGVTNGDGYDYGTTHATTISGYTKIAKVVENHADDNLTDIVSSARNVVEENHNYEIESQRSTRVRATKRPFLKRAAPTTRWHSSRFRGALRSSTKFIEKPIITSNSRGHVNVGENFTLNCYAKIAFDVNYATDWKTPPGVDESRIIKSIPAFINSTSTHQIGEAKLTILNAKKSDSGLYECICTDHSKNVGRNNYQMTVLNRDEGYINISEPSGYYKIASNANKKVQINVKYRGYPFPTLTWHKPDNTQIHPSKKYIINTTDTSITLQILNAQLEDSGEYVVRAKNELLMKELKFNVSISDKPKVTVDDVYVQAGEEAHLQCKVLAYPAAIVSWVFTPCSIAPRWPSCDKRLEQNFNSTRNAQPGKMAVEYIHELHFTPEQPGIMHCVAGNAKGVNEGKGHVLIGDIDDNMTIFGTDENKKIARGDEVTLTCAALSYYFSDDLDWYKDGELVEDGSNFVITNSSTNYSYQKTLIIKNIQERNQGTYECRGRNANNPDLQETKYRSIFVYEPLAPRMVQSNLDDSDKLERKLGDALQLECQPEAIPAAEVHWYRDDVELNNSSYVDIVDEGSKLIIQYIKPEHEGVYKCVALNRLGSVELSSAVKITNLPRIRISWILGILFFFILLIALVIYLYVRVMRERQRLREFKAAGLANFEEGAVEHINPALTLDEQADLLPYDRAFEFPREKLKLGKQLGAGAFGVVLKADAEGIRPGEKETVVAVKMVKRIADNEVMRALVTELKILVHLGPHLNVVNLLGAVTKNIAKRELMVIVEYCRYGNVQNFLLRNRKRFINQINTETDKIDPTITKQRFSDNFEYNRNSDEDPRSGTRAGRPNSTGYLRQSDLYEGHVDSCATEQTIITTIPEDDDHVLSNNSVQPAWRSNYKPDSTEAMTVTTTHLVSWAFQVARAMDYLSSRKVLHGDLAARNILLCENNVVKICDFGLARSMYKSENYKKQGEAPLPIKWLALESLSDHIFSTYTDVWSFGIVLWEFFSLAKVPYPGMDPNQSLYLKIKDGYRMEKPPYANNELYDIMLECWSTNPESRPLFNVLEKYFARMLGDDVTNHYVDLNDTYLRANMDNANPKATDYLSLMGSPDEMAPAPPRYVNGHILPEIRIQPSTSDDYLNMSIETGTTIFSPTRPKDYQNSNDDTNTTTTSFTFPDNLAPTAPPLESQHSPTLLNNLNSPANKNRKKEGIQPEEIPMLPGAHHTASDDGDESPEQARKFARNIISQQQVRAAPTPSPRHHIAETELTGGDNYVNVKSPKNGARTADAFSNPSYQILKTVSKEVEDK; from the exons ATGAGACTTCCACACACAAATCTTCGGAGGAGCGGTAGTCTGAATAAAACCAGCTTAATTACGGCTTTATTTCTTCTACATTTAACAACATTATGGAGCGTTGAAGCCG CGCCACAATCGTATCCAACCAACGACGATCAGGAATTCCGTCGTAACTATGCCGTCGAATATGGCGCGCCATTAATCACACCTCTCATGGAATATGTAACACTTGAATTAAATACCAATTATACAATACGTTGTGAGGCCGATGAGCCAATGTTGTGGAAATTACCTACTTCTTACTTAACTGAACCcgaagtgaaaatatttgacaCGGGCGACCCACAACGTCCCTACGGCAGTATGTTATATCTGCTGGATATTTCACATTCGGCTTTGGGCAATTACTATTGTGTAAAAAATTCAAGTATTAAAAAGGACATAGACGAGATGGCGGACGAGGAACTAGTAGAgttggttaataataataaagcctCTTCGATTTACATCTATGTTAATG ATCCAGATAATCTTCTGGCAGAAATCGATTTTCCGGTCATAACTGCGATTCAATATCAGGATACGGTCATACCATGTAAACCAACTATGCCTAATATAGAAGTGCTCCTAACCACACCGCATGGTGAA ACATTTTCCAGTGAAAGTACCGGCCGCTATGATCCACAACGCGGTTTCGTCGTCGAAATACGCGGCGTAACCGATAGCGGCAACTATATGTGCCGTCCGAGAGTGCCGTCTCCAGATAATGAAGAGGAGGAAGTAACCTTTGAGATCCATTTTGTTGGTAACGAACCTGTTATAC ATATGGATGTGGATGTGGATGTTGATGTTAATATTGACCCAACTAATCTTGGTGATGGCAATgttgttaatgaaaaaaataagattaaatTTGGCGCTGGAATTCATAATAGCAATAGCATAGCAAATGTTGTGGGTGTTACTAATGGTGACGGTTACGATTATGGTACGACGCACGCGACTACCATTTCTGGTTATACGAAAATCGCAAAAGTAGTTGAAAATCATGCAGACGACAATCTCACAGACATTGTTAGTAGTGCGCGAAATGTTGTTGAagaaaatcataattatgaaATCGAATCTCAGCGTTCAACACGTGTGCGCGCCACAAAGAGACCGTTTTTGAAACGCGCTGCGCCAACGACTAGATGGCATAGTTCACGATTCCGTGGTGCGCTGCGAT CGAGTACGAAATTTATTGAGAAACCGATTATAACCTCGAATTCGCGTGGACATGTGAACGTTGGTGAAAACTTCACTTTGAATTGTTATGCGAAAATCGCCTTTGATGTTAACTACGCAACAGATTGGAAAACACCACCAGGCGTTGATGAG AGTCGTATCATCAAAAGTATACCAGCATTTATAAACTCAACATCGACACATCAAATCGGTGAGGCAAAGTTGACCATATTAAATGCTAAGAAATCAGATTCTGGTCTCTATGAATGCATTTGCACGGATCATTCGAAAAATGTTGGACGCAACAATTATCAAATGACAGTTTTAA ATCGCGATGAGGGTTATATTAACATTAGTGAGCCTTCCGGTTATTACAAAATCGCCAGTAATGCCAATAAAAAGGTGCAAATCAATGTTAAATATCGCGGTTATCCCTTCCCAACGCTCACTTGGCACAAACCGGACAACACGCAAATTCATCCATCGAAAAAGTATATCATCAACACAACCGACACTTCAATAACACTGCAAATACTGAATGCACAACTCGAAGACAGTGGTGAATATGTGGTGCGCGCCAAGAATGAATTGCTGATGAAAGAGTTGAAATTCAATGTGAGCATCAGCGACAAGCCCAAAGTCACTGTGGACGATGTGTACGTACAGGCTGGCGAGGAAGCGCATTTGCAGTGTAAAGTGTTAGCTTATCCTGCCGCTATAGTCTCATGGGTATTTACACCATGTAGCATAGCGCCGCGTTGGCCCTCGTGTGACAAGCGTttggaacaaaattttaat TCTACACGGAATGCCCAACCCGGCAAAATGGCGGTCGAATATATACATGAGCTGCATTTCACGCCCGAACAGCCAGGTATTATGCATTGCGTGGCAGGCAATGCGAAAGGAGTGAATGAAGGTAAAGGTCATGTGCTCATTGGCGATATAGACGACAATATGACCATATTCGGTACGGAtgagaataaaaaaatcgcaCGTGGTGATGAGGTGACACTCACCTGCGCTGCGCTGTCTTACTACTTCTCTGATGATTTGGATTGGTATAAAGATGGCGAATTGGTGGAAGATGGCAGCA ATTTTGTCATCACCAACTCCTCAACCAACTACTCGTATCAGAAAACGCTAATAATCAAAAACATTCAGGAACGCAATCAGGGCACCTATGAGTGTCGTGGACGTAATGCGAACAATCCCGATTTGCAAGAAACCAAATATCGCAGCATTTTTGTTTATG AACCTTTGGCACCACGTATGGTGCAAAGCAATCTTGATGACAGTGATAAATTGGAGCGCAAGCTTGGCGATGCTTTACAATTGGAATGCCAGCCGGAAGCCATACCAGCGGCCGAAGTTCATTGGTATAGAGATGATGTTGAACTGAATAACAGTAGTTATGTGGACATAGTGGACGAAGGCAGCAAACTAATTATACAATATATCAAACCTGAACACGAAGGTGTCTACAAATGTGTGGCCCTAAATCGTTTGGGTTCTGTCGAATTAAGTTCGGCGGTTAAAATTACAA ATTTACCACGCATACGCATCAGTTGGATACTTGGCATACTGTTCTTCTTCATTTTACTCATTGCCTTGGTGATCTATTTGTATGTGCGTGTTATGCGCGAACGCCAGCGACTGCGCGAGTTCAAAGCGGCCGGTCTCGCGAATTTCGAAGAAGGCGCCGTAGAGCATATAAATCCCGCACTGACTTTAGACGAGCAAGCCGATCTATTGCCGTATGATCGTGCCTTTGAGTTCCCACGCGAAAAGTTGAAATTGGGCAAGCAATTGGGTGCTGGTGCGTTTGGTGTGGTATTGAAAGCTGATGCAGAGGGCATACGTCCAGGTGAAAAGGAAACTGTGGTAGCGGTGAAAATGGTGAAACGCATTGCTGATAATGAGGTGATGCGTGCGCTTGTAAcggaattgaaaattttggtgCATCTCGGACCACATTTGAATGTTGTCAACCTGTTGGGCGCTGTCACCAAGAATATTGCGAAAC gtGAATTAATGGTTATTGTGGAGTACTGTCGTTATGGTAATGTACAAAACTTTTTACTGCGCAATCGTAAACGtttcataaatcaaattaaCACCGAAACTGATAAAATTGATCCAACCATTACGAAACAACGGTTTTCGGATAATTTCGAATACAATCG AAACTCTGACGAGGATCCACGCTCTGGCACACGTGCTGGACGTCCCAATTCCACTGGATATTTGCGTCAATCGGATTTGTATGAGGGACATGTGGATAGTTGTGCCACAGAGCAGACTATCATTACCACAATACCGGAGG ACGATGATCATGTGCTCTCCAATAATTCGGTGCAACCTGCTTGGCGCTCGAACTACAAGCCAGATAGTACAGAAGCGATGACAGTTACCACAACACATTTGGTGAGTTGGGCCTTCCAAGTGGCACGTGCCATGGACTATCTGTCGTCGCGTAAAGTGTTACACGGTGATCTGGCTGCACGTAATATATTGCTTTGTGAGAATAATGTGGTGAAAATTTGCGATTTCGGCTTGGCACGTTCCATGTATAAAAGTGAGAATTATAAGAAACAAGGCGAAGCACCGTTGCCCATCAAATGGTTGGCACTGGAATCGCTCAGCGATCACATATTTAGCACATACACTGATGTCTGGTCGTTTGGTATTGTTTTGTGGGAGTTCTTTTCATTAGCGAAAGTGCCCTATCCCGGTATGGATCCGAATCAGAGTTTATATTTGAAGATCAAGGATGGTTATCGCATGGAGAAACCGCCATATGCTAATAATGAATTGTACGACATAATGCTGGAGTGTTGGAGTACAAATCCGGAGAGCCGTCCATTATTTAATGTGCTGGAAAAGTATTTCGCACGCATGCTGGGCGATGATGTGACAAAT caCTATGTTGATTTGAATGACACTTATTTGCGCGCCAACATGGACAATGCAAATCCCAAAGCAACTGATTATCTATCGTTAATGGGTTCACCAGACGAAATGGCACCGGCGCCACCACGCTATGTAAACGGCCATATATTACCAGAAATAC GTATACAGCCATCTACTTCCGACGACTACTTAAATATGAGCATCGAAACTGGTACAACCATTTTCTCACCGACACGTCCAAAAGATTATCAAAATTCAAATGatgatacaaatacaacaacaacttctttCACCTTCCCAGATAATCTAGCACCAACAGCACCACCACTAGAATCACAACATTCCCCAACATTATTGAATAATCTcaatagtccagcgaataagaaTCGCAAAAAAGAGGGCATACAACCGGAGGAGATACCAATGCTGCCGGGCGCACATCACACAGCATCCGATGATGGTGACGAGAGTCCGGAGCAAGCGCGAAAGTTCGCCAGAAACATAATATCACAACAGCAAGTACGCGCTGCACCCACACCGTCACCGCGTCATCACATCGCCGAGACGGAACTCACCGGTGGCGATAACTATGTGAATGTGAAATCACCGAAGAATGGTGCGAGAACGGCAGATGCATTTTCAAACCCTAGTTATCAAATATTAAAGACTGTATCAAAGGAAGTGGAAGATAAATAG
- the LOC105218200 gene encoding vascular endothelial growth factor receptor 1 isoform X3: MRLPHTNLRRSGSLNKTSLITALFLLHLTTLWSVEAAPQSYPTNDDQEFRRNYAVEYGAPLITPLMEYVTLELNTNYTIRCEADEPMLWKLPTSYLTEPEVKIFDTGDPQRPYGSMLYLLDISHSALGNYYCVKNSSIKKDIDEMADEELVELVNNNKASSIYIYVNDPDNLLAEIDFPVITAIQYQDTVIPCKPTMPNIEVLLTTPHGETFSSESTGRYDPQRGFVVEIRGVTDSGNYMCRPRVPSPDNEEEEVTFEIHFVGNEPVIHMDVDVDVDVNIDPTNLGDGNVVNEKNKIKFGAGIHNSNSIANVVGVTNGDGYDYGTTHATTISGYTKIAKVVENHADDNLTDIVSSARNVVEENHNYEIESQRSTRVRATKRPFLKRAAPTTRWHSSRFRGALRSSTKFIEKPIITSNSRGHVNVGENFTLNCYAKIAFDVNYATDWKTPPGVDESRIIKSIPAFINSTSTHQIGEAKLTILNAKKSDSGLYECICTDHSKNVGRNNYQMTVLNRDEGYINISEPSGYYKIASNANKKVQINVKYRGYPFPTLTWHKPDNTQIHPSKKYIINTTDTSITLQILNAQLEDSGEYVVRAKNELLMKELKFNVSISDKPKVTVDDVYVQAGEEAHLQCKVLAYPAAIVSWVFTPCSIAPRWPSCDKRLEQNFNSTRNAQPGKMAVEYIHELHFTPEQPGIMHCVAGNAKGVNEGKGHVLIGDIDDNMTIFGTDENKKIARGDEVTLTCAALSYYFSDDLDWYKDGELVEDGSNFVITNSSTNYSYQKTLIIKNIQERNQGTYECRGRNANNPDLQETKYRSIFVYEPLAPRMVQSNLDDSDKLERKLGDALQLECQPEAIPAAEVHWYRDDVELNNSSYVDIVDEGSKLIIQYIKPEHEGVYKCVALNRLGSVELSSAVKITNLPRIRISWILGILFFFILLIALVIYLYVRVMRERQRLREFKAAGLANFEEGAVEHINPALTLDEQADLLPYDRAFEFPREKLKLGKQLGAGAFGVVLKADAEGIRPGEKETVVAVKMVKRIADNEVMRALVTELKILVHLGPHLNVVNLLGAVTKNIAKRELMVIVEYCRYGNVQNFLLRNRKRFINQINTETDKIDPTITKQRFSDNFEYNRDGVKYVNLAFANHQYVNHMNNVNNNYTANNRRNSDEDPRSGTRAGRPNSTGYLRQSDLYEGHVDSCATEQTIITTIPEDDDHVLSNNSVQPAWRSNYKPDSTEAMTVTTTHLVSWAFQVARAMDYLSSRKVLHGDLAARNILLCENNVVKICDFGLARSMYKSENYKKQGEAPLPIKWLALESLSDHIFSTYTDVWSFGIVLWEFFSLAKVPYPGMDPNQSLYLKIKDGYRMEKPPYANNELYDIMLECWSTNPESRPLFNVLEKYFARMLGDDVTNHYVDLNDTYLRANMDNANPKATDYLSLMGSPDEMAPAPPRYVNGHILPEIHNLAPTAPPLESQHSPTLLNNLNSPANKNRKKEGIQPEEIPMLPGAHHTASDDGDESPEQARKFARNIISQQQVRAAPTPSPRHHIAETELTGGDNYVNVKSPKNGARTADAFSNPSYQILKTVSKEVEDK, translated from the exons ATGAGACTTCCACACACAAATCTTCGGAGGAGCGGTAGTCTGAATAAAACCAGCTTAATTACGGCTTTATTTCTTCTACATTTAACAACATTATGGAGCGTTGAAGCCG CGCCACAATCGTATCCAACCAACGACGATCAGGAATTCCGTCGTAACTATGCCGTCGAATATGGCGCGCCATTAATCACACCTCTCATGGAATATGTAACACTTGAATTAAATACCAATTATACAATACGTTGTGAGGCCGATGAGCCAATGTTGTGGAAATTACCTACTTCTTACTTAACTGAACCcgaagtgaaaatatttgacaCGGGCGACCCACAACGTCCCTACGGCAGTATGTTATATCTGCTGGATATTTCACATTCGGCTTTGGGCAATTACTATTGTGTAAAAAATTCAAGTATTAAAAAGGACATAGACGAGATGGCGGACGAGGAACTAGTAGAgttggttaataataataaagcctCTTCGATTTACATCTATGTTAATG ATCCAGATAATCTTCTGGCAGAAATCGATTTTCCGGTCATAACTGCGATTCAATATCAGGATACGGTCATACCATGTAAACCAACTATGCCTAATATAGAAGTGCTCCTAACCACACCGCATGGTGAA ACATTTTCCAGTGAAAGTACCGGCCGCTATGATCCACAACGCGGTTTCGTCGTCGAAATACGCGGCGTAACCGATAGCGGCAACTATATGTGCCGTCCGAGAGTGCCGTCTCCAGATAATGAAGAGGAGGAAGTAACCTTTGAGATCCATTTTGTTGGTAACGAACCTGTTATAC ATATGGATGTGGATGTGGATGTTGATGTTAATATTGACCCAACTAATCTTGGTGATGGCAATgttgttaatgaaaaaaataagattaaatTTGGCGCTGGAATTCATAATAGCAATAGCATAGCAAATGTTGTGGGTGTTACTAATGGTGACGGTTACGATTATGGTACGACGCACGCGACTACCATTTCTGGTTATACGAAAATCGCAAAAGTAGTTGAAAATCATGCAGACGACAATCTCACAGACATTGTTAGTAGTGCGCGAAATGTTGTTGAagaaaatcataattatgaaATCGAATCTCAGCGTTCAACACGTGTGCGCGCCACAAAGAGACCGTTTTTGAAACGCGCTGCGCCAACGACTAGATGGCATAGTTCACGATTCCGTGGTGCGCTGCGAT CGAGTACGAAATTTATTGAGAAACCGATTATAACCTCGAATTCGCGTGGACATGTGAACGTTGGTGAAAACTTCACTTTGAATTGTTATGCGAAAATCGCCTTTGATGTTAACTACGCAACAGATTGGAAAACACCACCAGGCGTTGATGAG AGTCGTATCATCAAAAGTATACCAGCATTTATAAACTCAACATCGACACATCAAATCGGTGAGGCAAAGTTGACCATATTAAATGCTAAGAAATCAGATTCTGGTCTCTATGAATGCATTTGCACGGATCATTCGAAAAATGTTGGACGCAACAATTATCAAATGACAGTTTTAA ATCGCGATGAGGGTTATATTAACATTAGTGAGCCTTCCGGTTATTACAAAATCGCCAGTAATGCCAATAAAAAGGTGCAAATCAATGTTAAATATCGCGGTTATCCCTTCCCAACGCTCACTTGGCACAAACCGGACAACACGCAAATTCATCCATCGAAAAAGTATATCATCAACACAACCGACACTTCAATAACACTGCAAATACTGAATGCACAACTCGAAGACAGTGGTGAATATGTGGTGCGCGCCAAGAATGAATTGCTGATGAAAGAGTTGAAATTCAATGTGAGCATCAGCGACAAGCCCAAAGTCACTGTGGACGATGTGTACGTACAGGCTGGCGAGGAAGCGCATTTGCAGTGTAAAGTGTTAGCTTATCCTGCCGCTATAGTCTCATGGGTATTTACACCATGTAGCATAGCGCCGCGTTGGCCCTCGTGTGACAAGCGTttggaacaaaattttaat TCTACACGGAATGCCCAACCCGGCAAAATGGCGGTCGAATATATACATGAGCTGCATTTCACGCCCGAACAGCCAGGTATTATGCATTGCGTGGCAGGCAATGCGAAAGGAGTGAATGAAGGTAAAGGTCATGTGCTCATTGGCGATATAGACGACAATATGACCATATTCGGTACGGAtgagaataaaaaaatcgcaCGTGGTGATGAGGTGACACTCACCTGCGCTGCGCTGTCTTACTACTTCTCTGATGATTTGGATTGGTATAAAGATGGCGAATTGGTGGAAGATGGCAGCA ATTTTGTCATCACCAACTCCTCAACCAACTACTCGTATCAGAAAACGCTAATAATCAAAAACATTCAGGAACGCAATCAGGGCACCTATGAGTGTCGTGGACGTAATGCGAACAATCCCGATTTGCAAGAAACCAAATATCGCAGCATTTTTGTTTATG AACCTTTGGCACCACGTATGGTGCAAAGCAATCTTGATGACAGTGATAAATTGGAGCGCAAGCTTGGCGATGCTTTACAATTGGAATGCCAGCCGGAAGCCATACCAGCGGCCGAAGTTCATTGGTATAGAGATGATGTTGAACTGAATAACAGTAGTTATGTGGACATAGTGGACGAAGGCAGCAAACTAATTATACAATATATCAAACCTGAACACGAAGGTGTCTACAAATGTGTGGCCCTAAATCGTTTGGGTTCTGTCGAATTAAGTTCGGCGGTTAAAATTACAA ATTTACCACGCATACGCATCAGTTGGATACTTGGCATACTGTTCTTCTTCATTTTACTCATTGCCTTGGTGATCTATTTGTATGTGCGTGTTATGCGCGAACGCCAGCGACTGCGCGAGTTCAAAGCGGCCGGTCTCGCGAATTTCGAAGAAGGCGCCGTAGAGCATATAAATCCCGCACTGACTTTAGACGAGCAAGCCGATCTATTGCCGTATGATCGTGCCTTTGAGTTCCCACGCGAAAAGTTGAAATTGGGCAAGCAATTGGGTGCTGGTGCGTTTGGTGTGGTATTGAAAGCTGATGCAGAGGGCATACGTCCAGGTGAAAAGGAAACTGTGGTAGCGGTGAAAATGGTGAAACGCATTGCTGATAATGAGGTGATGCGTGCGCTTGTAAcggaattgaaaattttggtgCATCTCGGACCACATTTGAATGTTGTCAACCTGTTGGGCGCTGTCACCAAGAATATTGCGAAAC gtGAATTAATGGTTATTGTGGAGTACTGTCGTTATGGTAATGTACAAAACTTTTTACTGCGCAATCGTAAACGtttcataaatcaaattaaCACCGAAACTGATAAAATTGATCCAACCATTACGAAACAACGGTTTTCGGATAATTTCGAATACAATCG TGATGGAGTAAAATATGTTAATCTGGCATTTGCAAATCATCAATATGTTAATCATATGAATAATGTGAACAATAATTACACGGCAAATAATCGTAGAAACTCTGACGAGGATCCACGCTCTGGCACACGTGCTGGACGTCCCAATTCCACTGGATATTTGCGTCAATCGGATTTGTATGAGGGACATGTGGATAGTTGTGCCACAGAGCAGACTATCATTACCACAATACCGGAGG ACGATGATCATGTGCTCTCCAATAATTCGGTGCAACCTGCTTGGCGCTCGAACTACAAGCCAGATAGTACAGAAGCGATGACAGTTACCACAACACATTTGGTGAGTTGGGCCTTCCAAGTGGCACGTGCCATGGACTATCTGTCGTCGCGTAAAGTGTTACACGGTGATCTGGCTGCACGTAATATATTGCTTTGTGAGAATAATGTGGTGAAAATTTGCGATTTCGGCTTGGCACGTTCCATGTATAAAAGTGAGAATTATAAGAAACAAGGCGAAGCACCGTTGCCCATCAAATGGTTGGCACTGGAATCGCTCAGCGATCACATATTTAGCACATACACTGATGTCTGGTCGTTTGGTATTGTTTTGTGGGAGTTCTTTTCATTAGCGAAAGTGCCCTATCCCGGTATGGATCCGAATCAGAGTTTATATTTGAAGATCAAGGATGGTTATCGCATGGAGAAACCGCCATATGCTAATAATGAATTGTACGACATAATGCTGGAGTGTTGGAGTACAAATCCGGAGAGCCGTCCATTATTTAATGTGCTGGAAAAGTATTTCGCACGCATGCTGGGCGATGATGTGACAAAT caCTATGTTGATTTGAATGACACTTATTTGCGCGCCAACATGGACAATGCAAATCCCAAAGCAACTGATTATCTATCGTTAATGGGTTCACCAGACGAAATGGCACCGGCGCCACCACGCTATGTAAACGGCCATATATTACCAGAAATAC ATAATCTAGCACCAACAGCACCACCACTAGAATCACAACATTCCCCAACATTATTGAATAATCTcaatagtccagcgaataagaaTCGCAAAAAAGAGGGCATACAACCGGAGGAGATACCAATGCTGCCGGGCGCACATCACACAGCATCCGATGATGGTGACGAGAGTCCGGAGCAAGCGCGAAAGTTCGCCAGAAACATAATATCACAACAGCAAGTACGCGCTGCACCCACACCGTCACCGCGTCATCACATCGCCGAGACGGAACTCACCGGTGGCGATAACTATGTGAATGTGAAATCACCGAAGAATGGTGCGAGAACGGCAGATGCATTTTCAAACCCTAGTTATCAAATATTAAAGACTGTATCAAAGGAAGTGGAAGATAAATAG